The Thermococcus eurythermalis genomic sequence GCGGAGAGAATATGCGGAATCTGCGGCTATCAGCACTCGGTCAGCTACGCAATGGCGGTTGAGCGCCTGGCCGATGTGGAGATTCCAGACAGGGCGCGCTACATAAGGACCCTGTTGCTTGAGCTGGAGAGGATTCACAACCACCTGCTCTGGGTCGGCATTGCCGCTCACCTCGTCGGCTACGACACGGGCTTCATGCACGCGTGGAGAATTCGTGAGCCAGTCATGTGGCTCGTTGAGAGGCTCACAGGAAACAGGAAGCAGTACGGAATGAACATCGTAGGTGGCGTCAGGAGAGACCTCCTGGACTACCGCAAGGAGGAAGTCCTGAAGGTCGTCAAGCAGATACGTGAGGAGACCAAGAAGTTCATCGACATCGCTCTAAACACCAACACGTTCATCAAGCGCGCCGAGGGGGTTGGAATCCTGCCCTACAAGGTTGCCAAGGCCTACTCCGTCCTCGGGCCTACTGCAAGGGCCAGCGGAAGGAGGATTGACACGAGGCTCGACCAGGCGACGAAAACAGCAACAGCCTACAACGAGGTTGACTTCAAGGTTCCGGTTTACAAAGAGGGCGACGTTTTGGCCAGGGTTCTCGTCAGGATGGACGAGCTCTTCGAGAGCATCTGGATTGTTGAGCAGCTCATAGACCAGATGCCGGGTGGCGACATATTCACGCCGATAGGAAGCCTGCCCGAGTACGAAGAAGCTTTGGGCTTCACCGAGGCCCACCGCGGTGAGGTCGTCCACTACGTCATGACCGGCGAGAAGAACAAGGTCTACCGCTGGAAGGTTAGGGCTCCGACCTACAACAACCTGCCCGCCGTGCCGGAGATGCTCAGGGGCTACCACGTTGCAGACGCACCGCTCATCATAGCGAGCATTGACCCGTGCTACTCCTGTACCGAGAGGGTTCAGTTCGTTGACGTGGAGACGGGCAAGGTGAAGGTTCTGACCGAGGCCGAGTTCAACGAGCTCTCAATCAAGTACAGGGGGGTGTTCTGATGGCCGAGAGCCTCTCCTACACCGAGAAGCTCAAGAAGTGGAACAGGATGGAGGCAGGGAAGTTCAGCGAAAAGGCCCCGGTCACCACCCTTTATCCTTTTGTTGAGGTTGAGAAGCCACCCGAGTACAGGGGAATCCCGCACATCAACCCCGAGAAGTGCATAGGTTGTGGAGCCTGCGTCAACGCCTGCCCGCCCGATGCCCTAATCCTTGAGTGGGACAAAAAGAGGGGCGTTAAGAGGCTCACCTTCAACGCGGCTCGCTGTATAAGGTGCCACCGCTGTGTTGAGGTCTGCCCGACTGGAGCCATGGAACCGACTAACATCTTCGAGATAGCTACCGACAACAAGGAGGACCTCGTTGAAGTAGTGGAGCACAAGCTGGCCTACTGCGAGGAGTGCGGTGAGTACCTCGACTTCACCGAGAGGCAGATTGAGTACGTTAAGGCGATTCTGCCCAAGGAAATCCTCGACATGTACGCGCTCGAAGATAGGATTGGCCTGACCCAGGAAGCAAAGATGCGCAAGACCGTCGAGAAGCTGAGGGAAACCGAGGGCAACGCATATCCAGCGTTCATACTCGTAAAGAAGGGAGGTGAGGAGTGATGGGAAGAAGGCTCAAGTCCGTCTGGGTCTATCACGTTGATGCGGGCTCATGTAACGGCTGTGACATCGAGGTGCTCGATGTGCTCAGCCCCTACTACGACCTCGAGAGGCTCGGTGTCAAGGTCGTCCCCAACCCGAGGCACGCGGATGCGCTCTTCATCACCGGCCCGCTCACGAGGCAGACGAGGATAATGCTCAAGAAGGCCTACGAGGCCATGCCGCCGAAGCCGAGGATAGTGGTCGCGATAGGGACGTGCGCCTCGAGCGGTGGAATCTTCTACAACAGCTACGCCCTCTACAACACCTCTCCCCAGCGCGGAAGGGACAGGCTCAGGAGCGGCGGGCCCGAGATGATAGTGCCGATAGACATGTACATCCCCGGCTGTCCACCGAGTCCGGAGGAGATACTCTACGGCGTGGCCCAGCTCCTCGGCATCAAGGAGAAGAAGATGAAAGGTGAATACTGGATTGCGCTCCCGCCGAAGGAGACGCCCAAGGCCGAGAACGAGGTTGAGTTTAGAATCCCGAACAGGCCGATACCTCTCCGCTACTGGCTTACCCTTCGCGAGGAGCTCAGGCGCGTCATAGGCTACTACGACAGGGAAGCGGTTCTCAACGACTTCATCGAGCTCGTTGATAGGGCCTTCAAAGAGAGCCCCGAGAACCCGAGGGAGAAGCTCCACGACCTCGTCACAGGATACTTCCTCAAAGAGAAGGACTCCAGGGTTGGCTTTGCAATGCGTTTCCTTGAGAACGAGTTCTGGCGCCTCTACGATGAGTACCGCTCCCTGGGAGAGGCCCTCAGGAAGAAATACCCCGTTACGGCGGGTGTCTGAGGTGCCCTGGAAGCTCTACCGCCTCAAGTACGTGGACTACCCGGAGTACTCGGCGAGGATTACGGGACATTACGCGGGCGATCTGCTGCTGATAGAGGAGGAAGGGGAGCTCAGCGAAGAGGCAGTGAAGGTTATTAAGAGCACGCTGGGGGTTGCCGATGACGCAAGGGAGTTCGAGATAACGCCAAGGGACATCATGAAGCTGCCGATTGAGAAACTACCGGAAGGGGACAGGAACCTCCTGCTGGAGGCAGCCGGAAAGCTCGACGCGGAGAGCCGGCTTCACGTGGAGTACCGCTACCGGCCGAGCTTCGATTGAGATCTTATCTTTAACTTTTTGGAGGTGAAAACGTGAGGAGGATTGATGAGGCGAAGAAGGAACTTCTCAGGAGGCTGAAGGACTTCTACGGGGATAATCTCGTTTCGGTGGTGTTCTACGGCAGACACCTTAAAGACCCGGAGTTCCCTGAGATAGACGTTATGGTCATCATCGAGCACGCCTACGACCCGGTGAAGATGAACCGCGTCGCCGACTTTGTCGAGAACATCAGGGACCCGATAGAGGAGAAGTACGGCTACCATGTCTCATTCGAGCTATACACGCGTGAGGAGGCGGAGAACTTCCACTCCGGCTACCTTGACGTCGTGGTGAACTACGAGGTTGCCTACGACAGGGAGGACTACTTCCAGAATCTCATAAGCGATATGCTGAACCCAAAGAAGGCGATGGACTACGTGAAGTACATCAGCACTATTGAATACATCCAGCTGGACGAGGAAGGGAAGGAGTAAAAATCAGTCAAAAGGCCTTTGGGTATTCCTCAGATTTTGGTCCTAATTTAACTTTTGCCTAAAGGCCTTTCGGGGATAAACGAAAAACTTTAAAAAGGTTCGTTAGACAAACCGAATGGACTTTAACCCGACTGGGGGGTCAGTCATGATAGACCTTCTCGTAACATTAGCCTTCGTAGTCCCGCTCATCGGTGGGTTAATCCTCTTCAAGCTCGACGAGAGAAAGGCCGACATCGTGATGCTAGGTTCATTTCTCACTGCGATGATAGCCCAGCTTGGGGTCGCTCTCCTGTATCTTAAAACCCATGAGGAACTAATCCACATAACCTACCTAAGAAGCACCCAGTTCGGCGAAGTCTATGGCATAATAATAGACCCCATGAGCGTTCTAATCGGAACGGTCGTTGCAGTTGCTGGCTTCATATTCATGTTCTACGGCGTCGAGTACATGAGCGAAAGAAACGTCGGCCACCCCGGAGGAAAGGGAAGGGGCCTCTTCTACGCCTGGATGACCCTTTTCGAGGGGGCAACACTCGGCTTCATATACTCCTCGACCTTCCTCGGCCTGCTCATCTTCTTCGAGCTTATGGGACTGGCCTGTTGGGGCGTCGTTAGTTTTTACAACACTCCCGCAGGCAGGAGGGCGGGCTTCAAGGCCTTCATAATTCCGAACGTAGGGGCTATGATAGGCTTCTACACGGCCATTTACATCGGCCTCACCCAGCTCCACGATTTGAGCCTGTTTTCGCTTTCCAAGGTCTCCCCCGACGTCAAGCCATGGCTCTTCCTCGCCCTGCTCATAGCGGGATACACCAAGAGCGCCCAGTTCCCGACCTACTCGTGGATTCCGGACGCGATGGAGGCGCCGACTCCAGCGAGCGCTTTCCTCCACGGCGCGGCGATGGTTGAGATGGGCGTTTACCTCGTCGCGAGGGTTATCCAGTTCATAGGGCCTTTGCCAGTCTGGATTTTCTACTTCATGGCCGTAATGGTCTCCCTCACGCTCCTAATCCCGATACTCAACTACCCCGTCCAGAAGGACGCGAAGAGGCTTTTGGCATACTCAACGGTGGCAGAGGCGGGAATAATGTTCGTTGGCCTGACCTACGCCGTCCTCGGCCTTACTGGAAAGGCCCCTGGGTTCGACATCGGCCTCAAAGCCGCGATGTTCCAGCTGACAACCCACGCCTTCGTCAAGGGCCTTGCCTTCCTCACCGCTGGAACCTTCACGTACTCCCTCGGAACCCTCGACCTGAGGCGGATAAGCGGTCTCAGGGAAATACTGCCGATAAACGGCCTCGCTTGGACGGTGGCACTCCTCGGTTTAGCGGGCCTCCCCCCGATGGGAATAGCATTCAGCAAGGCAGAACTGCTGACTAACCTGAGCCTCATCAGGGTCTCCGCTCTGGCCTGGCTCCCGATACTGATGGTGCTGGCTGATTCGGCCGTCTTCCTCTGGGTCGGCCTCAAGTGGATAACGAGAAACGTCTTTGGCAGGCCCAGCGTTGAGAGAGCCCCAACCCACCCGATAATAACGGCCTCTCTGGTCACCCTCATCGTCCTGACGCTGGTCTCGGCTTACCTCGCCTACCCGCTCGTTGAGGAGATAACATTCTACGGGGTGGTACCATGAGCCTCTACTTCCTGGAGCTGGCCCTCGGACTGCTCTTCATAGCGGCTCTGGTCGGCCTCTTCACCGGAAAGAGAGTAGCTTACGCCTTCACGTTCCTCTCTTCACTGGCACTCTTCGGAGTCTCAATTGAAGGCCTCAAAGGCCTTGAGGGCGAGATTATACCTTTCCTCCCTACGACGGTTAAAATAGACTCCCTCTCGGCCCTTTTCCTCTTTGTCGTAGCTTTCACGGCATTGGCTCTTTCACTCTACGTCCCCTCCTACGAGGTCAGGGGCAACGTCAGATTTCTGACAATGGCCACCAACATGGCCCTCCTTTCGGCGGTTCTCTTCCTTGTAACTGACAACCTTGAAAGACTTACTCTCGCCTACGAGCTCTTTGCGGTGTTTACCGTGGTCATGGTGCTCGCCTCTGAAACGAGAGGTTCAAGGAAGGCCACCTGGCGTTACCTGGTTCTCACGCAGGTCTTCGGGATAATCCCCCTTCTGGTGGTCAGCGGGCTTGCCTACGGTGCAGTGGGAGATTTGCACCACTTGACTTTCCACGCCCTCCACGAAAACCTTGGAAAGCTCCCCATGGGCCCTGCATTCCTCGTGGCCCTCTTCCTCTCGGCTTCCCTCGTCAGGAGCGGGGCGTTTCCGTTCCATGTCTGGGTTCCGAGGGTTTACCGCTCACTTCCAAGCCCATTTATTCCGGTCTTCCTCATCGGTGAGGGCCTTGGTGTCTACCTGCTCCTGAGGGTTGCCCACTTCATCATTCCGACGGGTGAGGCCTTCGGATACGTCGTTGCGTTCGTAGGGACGGTAACGGCCTTTGCCACCCTCTACTCCTTCAGGGAAATCAGGCTCAAGCGCAAGTTCGCATACCACAGCGTTATGGACGTTGGAATAGCCTACTTCGCCCTCGGTAGCTCCCTCGTTCTCAAAGGAAGTTTCCTCGGAACCGTTGCCCTCCTCGGAGCGTTGCTTCACGTCCTCTACCAGATCCTCTACAAGAGCGCCTTCTTCTTCGGCCTCGGCGCAATAGAGCACTACGGCGAGGAGCCCAACATATGCTCAATAAGGAAGCTCCTTAAGGGCCATGTCATGGCTTTCCTCGTCTCGCTCTCCGTGTTCTCAATGGCAGGAGTCCCGCCGCTTTCGGCGTTCGTGAGCAAGTGGCTGATCTACACCGCCTCGATGGGCACGACCAACGTCCTCCTCTGGCTCATGGTCGTCACGGTGGCTTTCCTTGGGATATTCCCGCTGGCTTCGATAATCCAGGTCAGGAGGGTAAACAGGCTCCTCTGTAAGAGAGAGGTAGAGAGGGAAGAGGTTCCCTTTGTGATGAGGGCGGTAACCGGAGCTGTTGCACTTGTAAGCTTCACCGTGGCGGTGTTTCCGTTCATTCTGCTTCCCTGGCTGACGGGATCGGTGGAGGGGCTCGGTTACCCGTTGCCCGAGAATCCTGTGGAGCTATTCTTTGGAGGACCTAGCTCCTTCATCGCACTCGCTACGCTTATCGCTACCGTGTACACGGGCTTGAGGATAGGCAGAATGCCAACCGAGCGTGTAAGCGAGCTCCTCCTCATATTTTACAACATGGGCGACATTCTCAGATTCACGGCCGACTACTTCATCTCAGCGGGCAAGGACTTTTACCTCAAACGCATACTCCCCATCATAAAGGTCGTTCCGAGGCATGAGTTACCTCTCATCAAGGACTACGACGATGCCCTCGATTACCCCATCAGACACCTCGACGAGGCCATGTTTATGCCCATCATAAGGGCCGTTGGGAAACTCGCCCAGTGGGGTAAATCACGGAACCCCGACATGAACACGCTCATGAGCGGTTTTGCGATAGCAATGGCCGTGGTAATAATCCTCCTGGGGGTGTTTGCATGAACGTTGAGGCCGTTTTCCTTAACGTCCTGTACTTCGCCGCTGTCATTTACACCCTTGCCTTCGTCCTCTACGGAATTAGGGCAATTAAGGGGCCGACAACTGCTGATATTATCCTTGCCGTTGACTGTCTCTCATTTGATATGGCCGCCTTCATGGTTGTGCTGGGGATTTACTTCAAGTCAATAATGCTCGCGAGCGGTGCGATAATACTCACCCTCTGGGCCTTCATGCTGGACATCTACTACACGAAATACGTCCTCTACGGGGAGGTGGAGGTATGATCCTAGAGAACATCGTCTTCATAATCGGCTCAATAGCCATACTCCTCGGGGCGGTTTACGACCTAATAGCGGCTATAGGCCTGCTCCGCTTCCCCGACTTCTACATGAGGACTCATGCAGCTACCGTTGGGACGATTGGGGGTGCGGTGTTGCCCGTCTTCGGGGCGGGACTGGTGGCGCTCGTCTACCACCCCCTTGGCTCCCAGAGGTTCTTTATGGCCGGAATAGCGTTTACCGTGGGTGTCCTTATCCTTCTGATAGCGCCCACCGGAACGCACTCAATAGTTTCAGCGGTTTACTTCGGAAGGGTCGGAAAGAAGCCGCCGCTGGTCGTCGACCAGCTTGAGGAAGACCTGCCGAAGAGAGAGGACGTTGCAGAGCTTGTTCACGAGCACGAGGAGCTTCCGGGTGAGGAAGAGGAGCCGAAGTTCACATTCAGGAGGTTGATGAAATGATTGAGCTACACTTCCTAATCTTGGCGATAGTTGTTTCCTTCGGCTTCGTCTTCAGCTACCTGGCAATGAAGGAGCACGACCTGCTAAAGGCCTTAGCTTTGAGTTCAGTACAGTCAACCTTCTTCGCCCTCGGCTTCTACATACTGGCCGCGCCCGATATAGTCCTGGCATACCTTGCGATAGCCGTCGGTGCATATACGGCTCTTGTGATCCTCGCCATAAGCAAAACGGAGCGCTACGAGGTGGGAGAATGAAGAGGGACGTCGTAGTCGCCGTCTCATTCCTGCTTGCCTTCCTGTTCATAGCCTACGCGGTGACTGTGGAGAATGTCCTCGGTTTGGGGGGAGCCGAGCTCAGGCCCCTCGGGGAGTTTTATCTAAGCCATTCCTTCGCCCACGAGGGCCTGACCAGCCACAGCCCGGAGGTCGTCACCGCGATAGTGTGGAATTACAGGGGCTTTGATACCCTCTTCGAGACATTCGTTTTCTTCCTGGCGATTATGGGGGCCTTCAGCGTGCTGAGGCTGACGAGCGAGCAGGAGAAGATAGTAAAGGAGCTTGAGGCCAGTGAACCGCACAGGCATATGGATTTGATAACAAGGGCAATTACCAAGCTAGTGGTTGTCATGATAGTGGCCATATCTGCCTCGATAGCGCTCCACGGTCATTTAACTCCCGGTGGTGGGTTCCAGGGCGGTTCGGCAATGGCCGTTGCCTCGCTGCTCCTCTTCGCGGTCTTCTCGAAGTTCACCATTGAGAGAAAGGGCCTCACCGTGAAGCACACGGTTTCGGCTTACGCCCTCGGCCTGGCTTTAATCCTAGCCACCGTCCTCGCCCCCCTCTTCCTCTACGGCGGTAAGGTGCTCGAAATAAACCTCCTGCCTGGGGAAATGGGTCTCTTCAACCTCGACGTCGGCGAGTACTTGGCGGTGACCTTTGGCTTTCTCACGGTGTTCCTCGTGCTCGGCGTTTCGGAGTGGATATTCAAGACAGTCCTCAGGGGGGAGATGAATGATTGACCTTCTCCTTGCCTACATTACACTGACGCTCTTCGGCATGGTGTTCCTTGGGATATACGGCGTGGTTACGCGCTCCAACTTAATCAAGAAGATCATAATGCTCAACGTCCTGGGCGACGCGGTGAACATGCTCTTCATCCTGATCGGCTACCGCCTCGTCTTTCCAGTGTTTCCCCCTATCTACGAGGAGCACTTGAGCTTTGAAGAGTTCCTGAGCAGGGCAGTTGATCCCGTCCCCCAGGCTCTGGTTCTGACGGCGATAGTCATTGGAATGGCAATGAACATACTGCTTACAACCTACGCCATACAGTTCTACCGCCTTCACGGGACGGTTGACGCGAGGGACATAGCTGAGATAATGGGGGGTGAGAACGAATGAACGTGAGGAGGTTTTCTCCAGCGACCTTCTTTATAGTCCTTGCCACCTATCTGTTCTACACTGGCTCGGCGACGGAGTACGACCTGATAACAGGCAGTATAGTTGCGTTTATAGTTTCCGTAATAGTGGGCCACTGGCTCGTGAAGAACGAGCTCAAGTTCTTCTCGCCGAAGAGGTGGCTCTACGCAATCGTATACTTCCTCCGCTACTTCTTCATCGAGGAGACCAAGACGCACATTGACGTCGCGAAGAGGGTCTTCACCCTCAAGGCCAACCCTGGCATCGTGAGAATCCCTCTTGAAGTGGAAAACGACTACGGAAAGGTTCTCGTTGCGAACTCGATAACCAACACGCCTGGAACGGTTGTCGTTGACATAAGCGACGACGGTAAGTGGCTCTACGTCCACTGGATTGACGTTTCCACGCTCGACGAGAAGGAAGTGAAAGAAAACGTGGTTGCTTACTTCGAGGACTACGCGAAGAAAATCTTCGACTGAGGTGATAGCATGCAGGTCGGAATAGTCCCGATTATCCCACTCGGCTTTGCGTTCTTCCTTCCCTTCATAGCCTTCATAACGGGCAGGAGAAGGGGCGTTGTAATAGCCTATTCCTTGGTGGGCCTGTTGGCGACGTTCATATCCGCCCTGTGGCTGTTCAATGAGGTCTACTCCTCAAATGGGCCCTTGGTATATGCCTTGGGCAACTGGATAGCCCCAATCGGCATAGTCCTCGAAGTTGATTTAATGGGGGCAATCCTGGTTCTTTTAACGGCCTTCCTTTTCCTCATGGCGGGAATTTACGCCGTCGAGTATCTTTCGCACGACCACGGCATTGAGTTCTTCTATACTTCCCTCCTCGGCCTTGAAGCAGGACTCATCGGCCTGTTCATGACTGGAGATGCCTTCAACACCTTCGTCATGCTCGAGGTCACGGGGGCGAGCGCCTACGCCCTTGTGGGCTTTTACAGGAGCAGGAGTGAGGCGGTTGAAGGTGCCTTCAAGTACGGTATAAGCGGTGCAACGGCCACTACTCTCTACTTCCTTGCCCTCGGCTTCATCTACGCCTCCTTTGGGACCCTCAACATGGCCGACTTAAGCGCCAAGTTCCACGGGATTTCCTTCCCGGTAACTACCAAGCTCTTCGGCGACCCGACGCTTGCGCTGGGAATTTTCTTCGCCTTAACCCTTGCAATGGTGATGATCAAGAGCGCCATCTTCCCCGGCCATTACTGGCTTCCCTACGCCCACTCGGCGGCTCCTTCTCCAGTTTCGGCTTTATTGAGCGGACTCGTCGTCAGCGGTGGGGTCTATCTGCTCGCGCGCTATCTCTACACGGTTTTCTATGGCCTCCCGTTCTGGAAAACTCTTTCGGTAGTTCTCCTAGCCCTCGGAGCCGCTTCGGCCCTGCTATCCTCAATAATGATGGTGGTGCAGAAGGACGTGAAGAGGCTGGTGGCGTACTCGACAATACTCCACATGGGATACCTCATCATGGGTCTGGGCGTCGGGACTCAGCTGGCGCTTACGGCGGTTCTCTACCACACAGTCAACCATGCAATCGCCAAGGGTATGCTCTTCCTCTCAGTGGGGGCCTTCATACACCATGCGGGAACGAGGAAGATAGACGAGCTCGCCGGAGTCGGCAGGGAGATGCCGCTCACAACGGCGCTCTTCGCCCTAGCAACGCTCAGCCTCATCGGTGTTCCACCCCTCAACGTCTTCTTCAGCAAGATGCTGATTTTCAACGCCCTCCTCCAGGTGAACCCACTGGCTGCTTCGGTGGTGGTAATAACGAGCGCTATAGCCGCGTGGGCTTACTTCGGGCTCTTCGTGACCCTCTGGCGCGGAAAGCCCGTAGAGAGTCACCACCACGAGCACGAAAAGCATGAAGGCGAGGAACCGGAGAGGCACGATGTTCCGCTCTTCGTGGCTGTGAACTTAGTCCTCGGAATCCTGGTGATCGTCCTCGGCGTTCTGGCGCCGGTGATAATAGACAAGTTCTTCAACCCTGCCGCAGTTCAGGCAATGGATTACCAGAGCTACATCGAAGCAGTGCTTAACTACTCGAAGGTGGTGTTTGGATGATCGGGGCAGTCCTTGCGGGTGGAAGGGGCAGACGCTTCGGCGACGATAAGCTACTCTACAAAATCAATGGTAGGCCTTTGATTCTTTACACAATCGAGAAGCTTGAAATGGCCAAGACGATGGACGAGATAGTTTTAATCGCGTCAAAGAACAACGCGGAAAGGCTAAGGAAGCTGGGCTACCATGTGGTCGTTGATAACCTGCTGATAGGCCCGATGGGAGGAGTTTACACAGCGTTGGGCCTTGGAGACGCCTTTGTAGTTGCTGGGGACATGCCCCTTCTAGTCCCGGAGTTCGTTGATTTCATTGTCTCTAACTTCAAAAAGAGCGGAAAAATCGCCTGCGTGCCGAGGTGGGAGAACGGCTACCTCGAACCCCTCCACGCCGCTTATTCCAGGGCCTTCCGCGAAGTCCTTGAGGAGAAGATAAAAGCCGGAAACTACGCCCTCAACAGGGCAATCCGCGAGGTTAATCCCTGCTACCTCCCGATAGAGTCCCTCCCCGAGGAGTGGCGCGAGAGTTTCTTCAACGTGAACACGAGAGAGGATTTGGGGAGGCTACAAAAGGGCTAAATATCATGCTCTCCAAAGTTTGGTGTGAGACCCATGGGCATGAAGATGCTTTCTTCCTCTACGAGCTGTTCAAAGAGAAAATTGACCGGAGGGCGCTCAATGACTACGCGAGGAGGCTCGGTGTTGAAGTTCCGTTCTAAGCGCGATTTGGAGGAGAGGCTCGCATTCATCAGGCTTTACGTGAAGAGGCTGAAGGAGAACCCCGATGAGGTCTTCAAACAGCAGGTGAGGCTTGTGAACTCTTTCCTTGCCTCCGCCAAGAGCTTCCCGCTGAGCAGGAGGAGTACCTGAAGATAAAAGGGGAACTGCGGAAGAGCTGACCTCCTTCCTGCCTTGAAGGGGGAGGGTTCGGCTTAACTCCTCGCCAGTGGCGGGGAGGTTTGCGGGTTCATTACCTACTCGTGTTGCCACTTTCGGCTCAGCCCGCGGGCCCGGTCTTGGGTC encodes the following:
- a CDS encoding proton-conducting transporter transmembrane domain-containing protein, with the protein product MQVGIVPIIPLGFAFFLPFIAFITGRRRGVVIAYSLVGLLATFISALWLFNEVYSSNGPLVYALGNWIAPIGIVLEVDLMGAILVLLTAFLFLMAGIYAVEYLSHDHGIEFFYTSLLGLEAGLIGLFMTGDAFNTFVMLEVTGASAYALVGFYRSRSEAVEGAFKYGISGATATTLYFLALGFIYASFGTLNMADLSAKFHGISFPVTTKLFGDPTLALGIFFALTLAMVMIKSAIFPGHYWLPYAHSAAPSPVSALLSGLVVSGGVYLLARYLYTVFYGLPFWKTLSVVLLALGAASALLSSIMMVVQKDVKRLVAYSTILHMGYLIMGLGVGTQLALTAVLYHTVNHAIAKGMLFLSVGAFIHHAGTRKIDELAGVGREMPLTTALFALATLSLIGVPPLNVFFSKMLIFNALLQVNPLAASVVVITSAIAAWAYFGLFVTLWRGKPVESHHHEHEKHEGEEPERHDVPLFVAVNLVLGILVIVLGVLAPVIIDKFFNPAAVQAMDYQSYIEAVLNYSKVVFG
- the mobA gene encoding molybdenum cofactor guanylyltransferase MobA translates to MIGAVLAGGRGRRFGDDKLLYKINGRPLILYTIEKLEMAKTMDEIVLIASKNNAERLRKLGYHVVVDNLLIGPMGGVYTALGLGDAFVVAGDMPLLVPEFVDFIVSNFKKSGKIACVPRWENGYLEPLHAAYSRAFREVLEEKIKAGNYALNRAIREVNPCYLPIESLPEEWRESFFNVNTREDLGRLQKG